A genomic window from Microvirga sp. TS319 includes:
- a CDS encoding PAS domain S-box protein, whose amino-acid sequence MSSMRTIPSSEMLAATDLGFLGDSEMGQLTRSYDWSRTSLGPISAWPQSLKTTVGILLRSPVPIVLLWGSDGVMIYNDAYSGFAGGRHPLLFGSKVREGWPEVADFNDNVMKVGLGGGTLSYRDQELTLYRKGAPEQVWMNLDYSPVLDESGRPAGVLAVVVETTERILAERALAKTEERLSYALNAAGMVGIYDWHIQTDTFYSDARFAAMFSVDPDKGEIGAPIAEYFGGIHPDDRGRIGEAVNQTIATGSKYAQEYRLLQPDGTIRWIDARGECLYDDDGKPWRFIGTVVDITERKRIEEQLAETSRRLDAILNNTQMAVFMMDDRQQCVYMNKAAEDLTGYTFAETRRRPLHDVIHHTRPDGTPYPQCDCPIDRALPKNNQEQGEEVFVHKDGSFYPVAFTASPIRDEAGRPIGTVIEARNIEEELRARAALEAFNATLEQRVTDAIAEREKVESLLRNSQKMEALGQLTGGVAHDFNNLLQVISGNLQLLTKDLAGNARAEARVQNALAGVSRGSKLAAQLLAFGRRQPLEPKVVNVGRFIKGMDDMLRRALGEEIDIETVVSGGLWNTQVDPGQIENAILNLAINARDAMGGRGRLTIEAGNALLDDRYALQHDVGAGQYVLLAVTDTGSGIAPEILDRVFDPFFSTKPEGKGTGLGLSMVYGFVKQSGGHIKLYSEVGQGTTVKIYLPRVHGQEDVLTDLRTVPVQGGTETILVVEDDDEVRETAVALLSDLGYRVLKARDATSALNVIESGLDIDLLFTDVVMPGPLRSPELARKARLRLPHIAVLFTSGYTENAIVHGGRLDPGVELLPKPYSREDLARKIRHVLANQQQRNRAASAPAAHTEAAAMKVSNVAHWTVLLVEDDELIRSSTAEMLAGLGHTVLEAEDAASALTLLEARSINLLVADVGLPDLSGAELARRAMRIRPGLGIVFATGDESVSTEPDLASAVLLVKPYAEEELAQALASAVARSKLDAAE is encoded by the coding sequence ATGTCGTCGATGCGAACCATCCCCTCCAGCGAAATGCTGGCCGCGACCGATCTCGGCTTTCTAGGCGACAGCGAGATGGGCCAGCTCACCCGAAGCTATGATTGGTCGCGCACGTCGCTCGGGCCGATCTCGGCTTGGCCGCAGAGCCTGAAGACCACGGTCGGGATCCTCCTACGCTCGCCGGTGCCCATTGTACTGCTCTGGGGATCCGACGGTGTCATGATCTACAATGATGCCTATTCGGGCTTTGCAGGCGGTCGTCACCCGCTCCTGTTCGGCTCGAAAGTGCGTGAGGGCTGGCCCGAGGTCGCCGACTTCAACGACAACGTGATGAAGGTCGGCCTCGGCGGTGGCACCCTGTCGTACCGGGACCAGGAACTCACGCTCTACCGCAAGGGTGCTCCCGAACAGGTCTGGATGAACCTGGATTACAGCCCAGTTCTGGACGAGAGCGGTCGACCGGCGGGCGTGCTCGCCGTCGTGGTGGAGACCACCGAACGTATCCTCGCCGAGCGGGCGCTTGCGAAAACCGAGGAGCGCCTGTCCTATGCGCTGAATGCGGCGGGCATGGTGGGCATCTACGACTGGCATATCCAGACCGACACCTTCTACTCGGACGCACGCTTCGCGGCGATGTTTTCGGTCGATCCTGACAAGGGTGAGATAGGTGCTCCGATTGCCGAGTACTTCGGGGGGATCCACCCCGACGATCGGGGGCGGATCGGGGAGGCGGTCAACCAGACGATCGCAACCGGCAGCAAGTACGCGCAGGAGTACCGCCTGCTTCAGCCGGATGGCACCATCCGCTGGATCGATGCGCGTGGCGAGTGCCTGTACGATGATGACGGTAAGCCGTGGCGCTTTATCGGCACCGTGGTTGACATCACTGAGCGCAAACGTATTGAGGAGCAGCTTGCCGAAACCTCGCGCCGGCTCGACGCGATCCTGAACAACACCCAGATGGCGGTGTTCATGATGGATGACCGCCAGCAATGCGTCTACATGAACAAGGCAGCCGAGGACCTGACCGGTTACACATTCGCTGAAACTCGCAGACGCCCTCTTCACGACGTCATCCATCACACCCGTCCCGACGGCACGCCCTATCCCCAGTGTGACTGCCCCATCGACCGAGCTCTCCCCAAAAACAACCAGGAGCAAGGCGAAGAGGTTTTCGTCCACAAGGATGGGAGCTTCTACCCTGTGGCCTTCACCGCCAGCCCCATCCGGGACGAAGCGGGGCGGCCCATCGGGACTGTGATCGAGGCACGTAACATTGAGGAGGAGCTGCGGGCCAGGGCGGCGCTCGAGGCGTTCAACGCCACCCTGGAACAGCGCGTGACGGATGCCATCGCCGAACGGGAAAAGGTCGAATCCCTGCTGCGCAACTCACAGAAGATGGAGGCGCTGGGCCAGCTCACCGGCGGCGTGGCGCACGACTTCAACAACCTGCTCCAGGTGATCAGCGGCAATCTGCAGCTCCTGACCAAGGATCTCGCAGGCAACGCCCGCGCCGAAGCGCGGGTCCAGAACGCGCTCGCCGGCGTGTCGCGCGGCTCCAAGCTCGCCGCCCAACTCCTGGCCTTCGGCCGGCGCCAGCCGCTGGAGCCCAAGGTCGTCAATGTCGGTCGCTTCATCAAGGGCATGGACGACATGCTGCGCCGGGCGCTGGGCGAGGAGATCGACATCGAGACGGTGGTCTCAGGGGGATTGTGGAACACCCAGGTCGATCCGGGGCAGATCGAGAATGCCATCCTGAACCTGGCGATCAATGCCCGGGACGCCATGGGCGGCCGCGGACGCCTGACCATCGAGGCCGGCAACGCCCTGCTCGACGATCGCTATGCCCTGCAGCACGACGTGGGGGCCGGCCAGTACGTGCTGCTGGCGGTGACCGATACCGGCAGCGGCATTGCGCCCGAAATCCTGGACCGGGTGTTCGATCCCTTCTTCAGCACCAAGCCGGAAGGAAAAGGCACCGGCCTGGGCCTGTCGATGGTCTACGGCTTCGTCAAGCAGTCCGGCGGGCACATCAAGCTCTACAGCGAGGTCGGCCAGGGCACGACCGTGAAGATCTATCTGCCAAGGGTGCATGGCCAGGAGGATGTGCTCACCGATCTTCGCACCGTGCCGGTCCAGGGCGGAACCGAGACCATTCTCGTGGTGGAAGACGACGACGAGGTCCGCGAGACCGCCGTCGCGCTCCTGTCGGATCTCGGCTACCGCGTGCTCAAGGCGCGCGACGCGACAAGCGCCCTGAACGTGATCGAGAGCGGGCTCGACATCGATCTCCTGTTCACGGACGTGGTCATGCCGGGACCGTTGCGCAGCCCGGAGCTGGCCCGCAAGGCACGGCTGCGCCTGCCGCACATCGCGGTGCTGTTCACCTCAGGGTACACCGAGAACGCGATCGTGCACGGCGGCCGCCTCGATCCCGGCGTGGAACTCCTGCCGAAGCCGTATTCGCGGGAGGATCTCGCCCGCAAGATCCGGCATGTCCTGGCCAACCAGCAGCAGCGCAACCGCGCCGCATCTGCGCCTGCCGCCCACACAGAGGCGGCAGCGATGAAGGTCTCGAACGTCGCGCATTGGACGGTCCTGCTGGTCGAGGACGACGAGCTGATCCGGAGCAGCACGGCCGAGATGCTGGCAGGACTCGGCCATACGGTTCTGGAGGCCGAGGATGCGGCATCGGCCCTCACGCTCCTCGAAGCCAGGTCCATCAACCTCCTGGTTGCCGATGTCGGCCTTCCCGATCTCTCCGGCGCCGAACTGGCGCGGCGCGCCATGAGGATCCGGCCTGGCCTGGGCATCGTCTTCGCGACCGGGGACGAGTCCGTATCGACCGAGCCGGATCTGGCGAGCGCGGTTCTCTTGGTCAAGCCCTACGCCGAGGAGGAATTGGCGCAGGCCCTGGCTTCCGCCGTCGCGCGATCGAAGCTGGATGCGGCGGAGTGA
- a CDS encoding ATP-binding protein, translating into MTDWSGQYVQVLLSDTGTGMDKATMERVFEPFFTTKEAGKGTGLGLSQVYGFVRQSNGHVRIYSELGEGTTIKIDLPRLTGAEDRPVEMPVNRPKMVRGSGETILVVEDGSALRAYAVEALRDLGYRVLEAADGKEALAAVDQHPEIALLFTDVVLTGGVNGRVLADEVTRRKPGLPVLYTTGYTANAIVHHGRLDPGTNLIGKPFTYAELATKVRRMLDEGSSLSIQREVQTIPRPWPSGNGRLEHRADPAGRASEKWIRYSLTRPFGSARTMLSFKEEASDTGSANPLPVSDAVGRSIAADHSAASSFDRATAEARACANSSSA; encoded by the coding sequence TTGACCGACTGGTCCGGCCAGTATGTGCAGGTGTTGCTCTCCGACACCGGCACCGGGATGGACAAGGCCACCATGGAGAGGGTGTTTGAGCCGTTCTTCACCACCAAGGAGGCGGGCAAGGGCACGGGCCTCGGCTTGAGCCAGGTCTACGGCTTTGTCCGGCAGTCCAATGGCCATGTGAGGATCTACAGCGAGCTGGGCGAGGGCACGACGATCAAGATTGACCTGCCTCGCCTGACCGGTGCGGAGGACAGACCGGTCGAGATGCCCGTCAACAGGCCTAAGATGGTGCGGGGCTCCGGGGAGACCATTCTGGTCGTGGAGGACGGGTCGGCCTTGCGGGCGTATGCGGTCGAGGCGCTGCGCGACCTCGGGTATCGTGTGCTTGAGGCTGCTGACGGGAAGGAAGCACTGGCTGCCGTGGATCAGCATCCTGAGATCGCGTTGCTGTTCACCGATGTCGTTCTGACCGGCGGGGTGAACGGACGTGTGCTCGCGGACGAAGTCACTCGACGCAAGCCTGGTCTCCCGGTTCTCTACACGACCGGCTACACGGCCAATGCCATTGTCCACCATGGCCGACTCGACCCGGGGACGAACCTGATCGGAAAGCCCTTCACCTATGCCGAACTAGCCACCAAAGTGCGCCGGATGCTCGATGAGGGCTCCTCCCTGTCGATCCAACGAGAGGTACAGACGATTCCGCGGCCATGGCCGTCCGGGAACGGCCGGCTCGAGCATCGTGCGGACCCAGCGGGCCGCGCGAGCGAAAAGTGGATCCGGTATTCACTGACGCGGCCCTTCGGGTCCGCCCGAACGATGCTCTCATTCAAGGAGGAAGCATCGGACACGGGAAGTGCAAATCCACTTCCCGTGTCCGATGCTGTAGGCCGATCGATTGCTGCGGATCACTCCGCCGCATCCAGCTTCGATCGCGCGACGGCGGAAGCCAGGGCCTGCGCCAATTCCTCCTCGGCGTAG
- a CDS encoding CHASE domain-containing protein translates to MFIPLATLLGGLTASVLVAASLWTIVDARDRLSFERRVDQAQDAIRDRLDTYVTLLRAGVGLFNANHLDVDREAFQAFAAGLRLSNDYPGIQGIGYTARVKPDEHEAFVAAQRQQGSPSFRIWPDHPRPEFHGIIYLEPQDRRNEAALGYDMFSEPVRREAMERARDTGQPAASGRVELVQEIDEAKQAGFLIYVPVYRGGATPKTSSERQDGLTGFVYSPFRADDLFTALLHGGRNPGLELRVYDGPPTPQNLLHRSGSRQADDGQGERSARYTDTRTLDVAGRPWTIAYLSSPQLEQSSTRTLIPLYFAGGLIATFVVSGVLQAQIKARLAADQKSREAQHELEVRRRAQEELRESEERLLLALEAGRLGSWELDIGSKRRLLSPRSAEIFGVPADELLEREAWQAVIHPEDSGRVNAVFREALEGRALYRAEFRVLGKDGRERWVSSQAVVHRDRSGTPQRVVGIHQDITDRKRWEEHQVLLINELNHRVKNTLATVQSIASQTLRNAGTMEDARFALEARLFALSRAHDVLTRENWESANLRDIVREAMAPYRHEQENRVNMQGPHVRVAPRMALAIAMALQELATNAVKYGALSNATGTVHITWKVTGNGSPRLHLVWREEGGPPVQAPRRRGFGTRLIERSLASELNGTAEITFTPTGVVCTVDAPLVTAADI, encoded by the coding sequence ATGTTCATTCCTCTTGCGACCCTGCTCGGTGGGCTGACGGCGTCGGTGCTCGTGGCGGCGAGCCTGTGGACCATCGTCGACGCACGCGATCGCCTCAGCTTCGAGCGCCGGGTGGATCAGGCCCAGGATGCGATCCGGGACCGTCTCGATACTTACGTTACTCTGCTGCGAGCGGGCGTGGGTCTGTTCAACGCCAACCATCTCGACGTTGACAGGGAAGCGTTCCAGGCCTTTGCGGCTGGGCTGCGCCTGAGCAATGATTACCCGGGCATCCAGGGCATCGGGTACACCGCTCGCGTGAAGCCTGATGAGCACGAGGCCTTTGTTGCGGCACAACGCCAGCAGGGCAGTCCGTCGTTCAGGATCTGGCCCGATCATCCCCGCCCGGAGTTCCATGGCATCATCTACCTGGAGCCCCAGGATCGCCGCAACGAGGCAGCCCTCGGCTACGACATGTTCTCCGAGCCGGTTCGCAGGGAAGCCATGGAGCGCGCCCGGGACACGGGTCAGCCGGCCGCAAGCGGAAGGGTCGAGCTGGTCCAGGAGATCGATGAGGCGAAGCAGGCCGGGTTCCTGATCTATGTGCCGGTGTATCGCGGAGGCGCCACGCCCAAGACGTCGTCGGAGCGACAGGACGGGCTGACCGGGTTCGTCTACAGCCCCTTCCGGGCGGACGACCTCTTCACGGCGCTCCTCCACGGCGGGCGCAATCCCGGATTGGAACTGCGGGTCTACGACGGGCCGCCGACTCCCCAGAACCTTCTGCACCGGTCGGGCTCACGCCAAGCCGATGATGGTCAAGGCGAACGGTCTGCCCGTTACACCGACACCCGCACGCTCGACGTCGCGGGTCGCCCGTGGACGATCGCGTACCTCAGCAGTCCGCAACTGGAACAGAGCTCGACCCGGACCCTCATTCCGCTCTATTTCGCGGGCGGCTTGATCGCGACCTTCGTGGTTTCCGGCGTGCTCCAGGCTCAGATCAAGGCGCGCTTGGCCGCTGACCAGAAGAGCCGGGAGGCTCAGCACGAGCTGGAGGTGCGGCGCCGGGCGCAAGAGGAGTTGCGGGAGAGCGAGGAGAGGCTTCTTCTCGCCCTGGAAGCCGGCAGACTCGGCAGTTGGGAGCTGGATATCGGCTCCAAGCGCCGCCTGCTATCGCCCCGCTCGGCCGAGATTTTCGGGGTGCCCGCCGACGAACTTCTCGAGCGCGAGGCGTGGCAGGCCGTGATTCATCCTGAGGACAGCGGCCGGGTCAATGCAGTGTTTCGGGAGGCGCTGGAGGGCAGGGCGCTCTATCGGGCGGAGTTCCGGGTTCTGGGAAAGGATGGCCGGGAACGCTGGGTCAGCTCACAGGCAGTCGTGCATCGTGACAGGTCCGGCACCCCACAACGAGTGGTCGGCATTCATCAGGACATTACCGATCGCAAGCGCTGGGAGGAGCATCAGGTGCTTCTGATCAACGAGCTGAATCACCGGGTGAAGAACACGCTCGCGACGGTGCAGTCGATTGCCTCCCAGACGCTGCGCAATGCCGGCACCATGGAGGACGCACGTTTCGCCTTGGAGGCACGCCTCTTCGCCCTGTCCCGGGCTCACGACGTGCTCACCCGTGAGAACTGGGAGAGCGCGAACCTGCGGGACATCGTCCGCGAGGCGATGGCGCCCTACCGCCACGAGCAGGAGAATCGAGTGAATATGCAAGGGCCGCATGTCAGGGTCGCCCCGCGCATGGCGCTGGCCATCGCCATGGCGTTGCAGGAACTGGCGACCAATGCGGTCAAGTACGGAGCCCTCTCCAACGCCACCGGGACAGTCCACATCACGTGGAAGGTCACTGGGAATGGCTCCCCGCGCCTACACTTGGTCTGGCGGGAGGAGGGCGGGCCGCCGGTTCAGGCGCCCCGTCGCCGTGGCTTCGGCACGCGCCTGATCGAGCGCAGCTTGGCGAGCGAGTTGAATGGCACGGCTGAGATCACGTTCACTCCGACAGGGGTTGTCTGCACGGTCGATGCTCCCCTCGTAACGGCAGCGGACATTTGA
- a CDS encoding alpha/beta fold hydrolase, whose product MSAVLTRHHVKVIGRGKKPMLLAHGYGCDQNVWRFITPAFEDRYKIILFDHVGHGQSDAAAFDSVRYGSLNGYSEDVPAICRELDLKNVIFVGHSVSAMIGALAAIHEPERFDRLVRPVCAGVALRHRHRDGQGHHGEGV is encoded by the coding sequence ATGTCTGCCGTTCTTACACGCCATCATGTCAAGGTCATCGGCCGCGGGAAGAAGCCTATGCTCCTCGCCCATGGCTATGGCTGCGACCAGAACGTGTGGCGGTTCATCACCCCTGCCTTCGAGGACCGCTACAAGATCATTCTCTTCGATCATGTCGGCCACGGGCAGTCCGATGCGGCTGCCTTCGATTCCGTCAGGTACGGCTCGTTGAACGGATATTCCGAAGACGTGCCGGCGATCTGCCGCGAGCTGGACCTGAAGAATGTGATCTTCGTGGGCCATTCGGTCAGCGCCATGATTGGGGCTCTGGCCGCCATCCACGAGCCGGAACGGTTTGACCGACTGGTCCGGCCAGTATGTGCAGGTGTTGCTCTCCGACACCGGCACCGGGATGGACAAGGCCACCATGGAGAGGGTGTTTGA